Proteins co-encoded in one Candidatus Blochmannia sp. SNP genomic window:
- the lpdA gene encoding dihydrolipoyl dehydrogenase yields the protein MHMQLKTQILVLGAGPGGYSAAFRCADLGMDTTIVERYPILGGVCLNVGCIPSKTLLHIAKLIETRKNLDKYGILASAETDIDIDKTRSWKDKIITQLSNSLSTMAKTRNVKVINGIGKFLDKNTIQVENNQMTLEITFNYAIIAAGSHSVSLPFVPNDNRIWNSTDALSLQSIPKRLLIVGSGAVGLEMATIYHAFGSEIDIVEVYNQIIPILDEDVINPFSKIISKNINLILNTTVNIVEAKKDGVYVTMENNQTSLKNIKRYDVLLVAIGRVPNGNMLNIENTGVNVDKYGFIPVDQQMRTNIKHIFAIGDIIGHPMLAHKSIHEGHVAAEVIAGKKRYFNPIIIPSIIYTNPEIAWVGYTEKDAQAKNIDYKVTIFPWMASGRAITEDCKEGMTKLIFDKKTNRIIGGSILGTHASEILGEVALAIEMGCDAEDIILTIHAHPTLYESIASAASIYNGSITDLPNIKTQNQ from the coding sequence ATGCATATGCAACTAAAAACTCAAATTCTTGTTTTAGGCGCAGGACCAGGAGGTTATTCTGCGGCTTTTCGCTGTGCTGATTTAGGAATGGATACCACTATAGTAGAACGTTACCCCATTTTAGGTGGAGTATGTCTTAATGTTGGTTGTATTCCTTCTAAAACATTATTACATATTGCTAAATTAATTGAAACAAGAAAAAATTTAGATAAATATGGTATTCTTGCATCAGCAGAAACAGATATTGATATTGATAAAACACGTTCTTGGAAAGATAAAATTATTACTCAGCTATCAAATAGTTTAAGTACCATGGCAAAAACACGTAATGTTAAAGTAATTAATGGAATTGGTAAATTTCTTGATAAGAATACTATTCAAGTTGAAAATAATCAAATGACTTTAGAAATAACATTTAATTACGCTATTATAGCAGCAGGATCTCATTCTGTTTCCTTACCATTTGTTCCTAATGATAATCGTATTTGGAATTCAACTGATGCTCTATCTTTACAATCAATACCTAAGCGTTTACTGATTGTAGGTTCTGGAGCTGTAGGATTAGAAATGGCAACAATATATCATGCATTTGGATCAGAAATTGATATAGTAGAAGTATATAATCAAATTATACCAATTTTAGATGAAGATGTTATTAATCCTTTTTCTAAAATAATAAGTAAGAATATTAATTTAATTTTAAATACCACAGTAAATATAGTAGAGGCTAAAAAAGATGGTGTTTATGTTACTATGGAAAATAATCAAACTTCATTAAAAAATATTAAACGTTATGATGTATTATTAGTGGCAATTGGACGTGTTCCGAATGGCAATATGTTGAACATTGAAAACACAGGGGTCAATGTAGATAAATACGGTTTTATTCCTGTAGATCAACAAATGCGTACTAATATAAAACACATTTTTGCTATTGGTGATATTATTGGACATCCAATGTTAGCGCATAAAAGTATTCATGAAGGACATGTAGCAGCAGAAGTTATTGCTGGTAAAAAACGTTATTTTAATCCAATAATAATTCCATCTATTATATATACTAATCCAGAGATAGCATGGGTTGGCTATACTGAAAAAGATGCACAAGCAAAAAATATAGATTATAAAGTTACTATTTTCCCTTGGATGGCTTCAGGCCGAGCAATTACTGAAGATTGCAAAGAAGGTATGACTAAATTGATTTTCGATAAAAAAACAAACAGAATTATTGGAGGATCTATTTTAGGCACGCATGCTAGTGAAATATTAGGAGAGGTTGCATTAGCTATTGAAATGGGGTGTGATGCAGAAGATATTATTCTAACTATTCATGCTCATCCAACTTTATATGAATCAATAGCATCAGCAGCATCTATTTATAATGGATCGATTACTGATCTGCCTAATATAAAAACACAAAACCAATAA
- the folK gene encoding 2-amino-4-hydroxy-6-hydroxymethyldihydropteridine diphosphokinase codes for MERVWIGLGSNMLNPKKQADKAVWSLSKLPMTKLIAFSSYYCSRPLGQKNQPDFLNAIIILDTNLSPKSLLSHIQYIEKKQGRVRLHNSLLWQSRTLDLDILLFGKHNIYTSELIIPHYDICNREFIIYPLIELDNHLVFPNGKIITDIAKTVPKNGLDFWKK; via the coding sequence ATGGAACGTGTTTGGATAGGACTAGGCAGTAATATGTTAAATCCTAAAAAACAAGCTGATAAAGCTGTGTGGTCTCTTTCTAAGCTCCCAATGACCAAACTTATTGCTTTTTCATCCTATTATTGTAGCCGGCCATTGGGGCAGAAAAATCAGCCTGATTTTCTAAATGCAATAATAATATTAGATACTAATCTCTCTCCAAAATCATTATTAAGTCATATCCAATATATTGAAAAAAAACAAGGACGTGTTCGGTTACATAATTCTCTGTTATGGCAGTCACGCACACTAGATTTAGATATTTTATTATTTGGAAAACATAATATATATACTTCTGAATTGATAATACCGCATTATGACATATGTAATCGAGAATTTATAATTTATCCATTAATTGAATTAGATAATCATTTAGTTTTTCCTAATGGAAAAATTATAACAGATATTGCTAAAACTGTTCCTAAAAATGGTTTAGATTTTTGGAAAAAATAA
- the dksA gene encoding RNA polymerase-binding protein DksA produces the protein MPTKSSTHSNKCSSLNVLIIAGVTPYQRKPNEEYMSSDQLLHFKRILETWKNQLKHDLGSSTLCVQNQESVNFPDPVDRAAQEEEFNIKLRNRDRERKLIEKIEKTLKKIGTNEFGFCASCDVEIGIRRLEARPTADLCIDCKTLEEIKEKQMTG, from the coding sequence ATGCCGACAAAGTCATCAACCCATAGTAACAAGTGTTCTTCTTTAAATGTATTAATAATTGCCGGAGTTACGCCATATCAACGCAAACCTAATGAAGAATATATGAGTTCTGATCAACTATTACATTTTAAACGCATTCTCGAAACGTGGAAAAACCAACTTAAACATGATTTAGGGTCTTCTACATTATGTGTACAAAATCAAGAATCTGTCAATTTTCCAGATCCAGTAGATAGAGCCGCACAAGAAGAAGAATTTAATATTAAATTACGCAATCGAGATAGAGAACGTAAACTTATTGAAAAAATTGAAAAAACTTTAAAAAAAATAGGTACAAATGAATTTGGATTTTGTGCTTCATGTGATGTAGAGATCGGAATCCGAAGATTGGAAGCTCGACCAACGGCTGATTTATGTATTGATTGCAAAACTTTAGAAGAAATTAAAGAAAAACAAATGACCGGATAA
- the coaE gene encoding dephospho-CoA kinase (Dephospho-CoA kinase (CoaE) performs the final step in coenzyme A biosynthesis.): MSYIVALTGGICSGKSVIAKKFSDLSKKVSVVDSDLISRKVTQPGSIALHMVAKHFGSDILFSNGSLNRSMLKKIIFFNLKDKEWLEKLLHPIIRKETQKTINLLFNRSYYILWVIPLLIENNLQKFADRILVVDVRTDIQLNRIINRDKISQRYAKNILLSQVSRQHRLDFADDIINNNKNLNDIDTDISILHKYYMNVKKNNH, from the coding sequence ATGTCTTATATTGTTGCGCTAACCGGAGGTATTTGTTCTGGGAAAAGTGTTATTGCTAAAAAATTTTCTGATTTATCAAAAAAAGTATCTGTAGTAGATTCCGATTTGATTTCTAGAAAAGTAACACAACCTGGAAGCATTGCTTTACATATGGTAGCTAAACATTTTGGATCAGATATATTATTTTCCAATGGTTCATTAAATCGATCCATGTTAAAAAAAATCATTTTTTTTAATCTTAAAGATAAAGAATGGCTTGAAAAATTGTTACATCCGATAATCAGAAAAGAAACTCAAAAAACTATAAATCTATTATTTAATAGATCATATTATATATTATGGGTAATTCCATTGTTAATAGAAAATAATTTACAAAAATTTGCAGATCGTATATTAGTAGTAGATGTTCGCACCGATATTCAATTGAATCGGATTATTAACAGAGACAAAATTAGCCAACGATATGCTAAAAATATTCTATTATCACAAGTATCTCGTCAACATAGACTCGACTTTGCCGATGATATTATTAACAACAACAAAAATCTGAATGACATCGACACAGACATTTCCATTTTACATAAATATTATATGAATGTAAAAAAAAATAATCACTAA
- the secA gene encoding preprotein translocase subunit SecA, whose product MITPFKLLTKIFKNRNERALYRMKKVVDIINCMEKDIEKLNDNQLASKTNEFRASIKSGVKFEELLPQTFAVVREAIKRIFNIRLFDAQLLGGIVLNNRCIAEMKTGEGKTLTATLPAYLNALSGKGVHIVTVNNYLAHRDAVNNRPLFEFLGLTVGINLPEQSTSIKRAAYAADITYGTNNEYGFDYLRDNMVFVPEERVQRGLYYALIDEVDSILIDEARTPLVISGPSDDTSLLYLKINELVFSIIQKNTKNIKDLQKEEYFTVDEKSRQVILTEQGLVLIEQLLIKSEIMNQGESLYSSDNIILMHHVNAAFRAHILFSCEVDYLVKNGEILIIDEHTGRVMPGRRWSDGLHQAIEAKERVTVQNENQTLASITFQNYFRLYEKLSGMTGTAHTEAFEFQSIYKLDTIIIPTNRPMIRNDLPDVIYMTEREKIDAIVSDVKNCVKRNQPVLVGTISIDKSEIISRALKQAGVVHKVLNAKFHSVEADIIAQAGYPGAVTIATNMAGRGTDIMLGGNYRAEIAELNTVSTCKISKIRSDWKKRHDTVLKSGGLHVIGTERHESRRIDNQLRGRSGRQGDIGSSRFYLSMEDSLIRIFASDRLVNMMKKLGMKSGEAIEHPWITKAIAHAQKKVENRNFDIRKQLLEYDDVANDQRRVIYEQRDKLLNMSDIDDIISNIRRDVIDKLFNIYIPLQIIEDKNDLIKLEECLKTDFYLTLPLAGWIDLDPKLYEEKERLRQRILDSMTQQYEHARQIIGVNIVRSFEKGIMLRTFDILWKEHLSSMDYLRQGIHLRGYAQKDPKQEYKRESFAMFTKMLDHLKYEVISEISKLMMELFNKKESILSESNKCNEIQSINPQIINSKLLSIDYFLHANTLIKNKVVGRNDSCPCGSNKKFKECHGKITYKYH is encoded by the coding sequence ATGATAACACCATTTAAATTACTTACTAAAATTTTTAAAAATAGAAATGAGCGTGCACTATATCGTATGAAAAAAGTGGTGGATATTATAAATTGTATGGAAAAAGATATAGAAAAATTAAATGATAATCAACTTGCATCTAAAACTAATGAGTTTCGTGCATCTATTAAGTCAGGTGTAAAATTTGAAGAATTATTACCACAAACGTTTGCTGTAGTGCGCGAGGCTATCAAGAGGATATTCAATATACGTCTTTTTGATGCCCAATTATTGGGTGGAATAGTTTTAAATAATCGTTGTATCGCGGAAATGAAAACTGGGGAAGGAAAAACTCTAACCGCTACGTTACCCGCTTACTTGAATGCGTTAAGTGGTAAAGGAGTGCATATCGTTACAGTTAATAATTACTTAGCACATAGAGATGCAGTAAATAATAGACCATTATTTGAATTTTTAGGATTGACCGTTGGGATCAATTTACCGGAACAATCAACATCTATAAAACGCGCTGCGTATGCAGCAGATATTACCTATGGAACAAATAATGAATATGGCTTTGATTATTTGCGTGACAATATGGTTTTTGTTCCAGAAGAACGGGTACAACGAGGATTATATTATGCATTAATAGATGAAGTAGATTCTATTTTGATCGATGAAGCTCGTACTCCATTGGTCATTTCTGGCCCATCAGATGATACTTCTTTATTATATTTAAAAATAAACGAATTAGTCTTTAGTATAATTCAAAAAAATACAAAAAATATAAAAGATTTACAAAAAGAAGAATATTTCACAGTTGATGAAAAATCTAGACAAGTTATATTAACTGAGCAAGGATTAGTATTAATAGAACAATTGTTAATTAAATCTGAAATCATGAATCAAGGCGAATCATTATATTCATCAGATAATATCATCTTGATGCACCATGTTAATGCAGCGTTTCGTGCACATATTTTATTTTCATGCGAAGTAGATTATCTTGTTAAAAATGGTGAAATACTGATTATCGATGAACATACAGGACGTGTTATGCCTGGTCGTCGATGGTCAGATGGATTACATCAAGCGATAGAAGCTAAGGAACGAGTAACAGTGCAAAATGAGAATCAAACATTAGCTTCAATTACATTTCAAAATTATTTTCGTTTATATGAAAAGTTATCTGGCATGACAGGAACTGCTCATACCGAAGCATTTGAGTTTCAATCTATCTACAAATTAGATACTATTATTATACCGACTAATCGCCCTATGATTCGTAACGATTTACCAGATGTAATTTATATGACGGAACGCGAAAAAATTGATGCTATTGTTAGTGATGTTAAAAACTGTGTTAAACGTAATCAGCCAGTTTTAGTAGGAACTATATCAATTGATAAATCTGAAATTATTTCTCGTGCTTTAAAGCAAGCTGGAGTTGTTCATAAAGTTTTAAATGCTAAATTTCATTCTGTAGAAGCGGATATTATAGCTCAAGCGGGGTATCCTGGTGCAGTAACTATTGCTACAAATATGGCTGGCCGTGGAACTGATATTATGTTAGGAGGAAATTATCGCGCAGAAATTGCTGAATTGAATACAGTGAGTACATGTAAAATTTCAAAAATTAGATCTGATTGGAAAAAACGTCACGATACAGTATTAAAATCTGGAGGGCTACATGTAATTGGTACTGAACGGCATGAATCTCGTCGTATTGATAATCAACTGCGCGGGAGATCCGGACGACAAGGAGATATAGGTTCCTCTAGATTTTATTTATCAATGGAAGATTCTTTAATACGAATTTTTGCTTCTGATAGATTAGTAAATATGATGAAAAAATTAGGTATGAAATCTGGAGAAGCAATAGAACATCCATGGATCACTAAAGCTATTGCCCATGCTCAAAAAAAAGTAGAAAATCGTAATTTTGATATTAGAAAACAATTATTAGAATATGATGATGTAGCCAACGATCAACGTCGAGTTATTTATGAACAACGCGATAAATTATTAAACATGTCAGATATTGATGATATTATCAGTAATATTCGTCGCGATGTTATTGACAAATTATTTAATATTTATATTCCTTTACAAATCATAGAGGATAAAAATGATTTAATAAAATTAGAAGAATGTTTGAAAACTGATTTTTATTTAACATTACCTCTTGCAGGATGGATAGATTTAGATCCCAAATTATATGAAGAAAAAGAAAGATTACGTCAGCGTATATTAGATAGTATGACCCAACAATATGAACATGCCAGACAAATAATAGGAGTGAATATTGTGCGTTCTTTTGAAAAAGGAATTATGTTAAGAACATTTGATATCTTATGGAAAGAACACTTATCATCAATGGATTATTTACGTCAAGGAATTCATTTAAGAGGGTATGCACAAAAAGATCCTAAACAAGAATATAAAAGAGAATCATTTGCTATGTTTACTAAAATGCTAGATCATTTGAAATATGAAGTAATAAGTGAAATTAGTAAACTAATGATGGAATTGTTTAATAAAAAAGAATCCATTTTATCAGAAAGTAACAAGTGTAATGAGATACAATCTATTAATCCACAAATAATTAATAGTAAATTATTGTCTATAGATTATTTTCTACATGCAAATACACTAATTAAAAATAAAGTAGTAGGACGTAATGATTCTTGTCCCTGCGGATCTAATAAGAAATTTAAGGAATGTCATGGTAAAATTACATATAAATATCATTAA
- the lpxC gene encoding UDP-3-O-acyl-N-acetylglucosamine deacetylase, with amino-acid sequence MIKQRTLKRVVQVTGVGLHTGKKVTLTLRPTAANTGIIYRRTDLYPPVDFQVNIKSVGSTALCTCLINEYGAQIFTVEHLSAAQAGLGIDNIIIELNAPEVPIMDGSANPFVCLLLDAGIEELNSAKKFIRLKQTVRVEDGDKWAELRPFDGFTLDFTIDFDHPAINVNTQHCFFNFSSESFVHNISRARTFGFMRDIKDLQSRGFALGGSFSSAIIIDDDRVLNEDGLRFDDEFVRHKMLDAIGDLFMCGHNLIGSFIAFKSGHTLNNKLLKTVLSCQESWEIATFSKASDLPLVF; translated from the coding sequence ATGATAAAACAACGAACATTAAAGCGCGTTGTACAAGTTACTGGTGTAGGATTACATACTGGTAAAAAAGTTACATTAACTTTACGTCCTACTGCAGCAAATACTGGTATTATTTATCGTCGTACTGATTTATATCCTCCTGTAGATTTTCAAGTTAATATTAAATCAGTAGGGAGCACTGCATTGTGTACATGTTTGATTAATGAATATGGTGCTCAAATTTTTACTGTAGAACATTTAAGTGCTGCTCAAGCAGGATTGGGTATTGATAATATTATTATAGAACTGAATGCCCCTGAAGTGCCAATAATGGATGGAAGCGCTAATCCTTTTGTATGCTTATTATTAGATGCTGGCATAGAAGAACTTAATAGCGCTAAAAAATTTATCCGATTAAAACAAACCGTACGTGTTGAGGATGGTGATAAATGGGCTGAACTAAGACCATTTGATGGGTTTACACTTGATTTTACTATTGATTTTGATCACCCAGCGATTAATGTTAATACGCAGCATTGTTTTTTTAATTTTTCTTCAGAATCTTTTGTTCATAATATTAGTCGAGCGCGTACTTTTGGCTTTATGCGTGATATTAAAGATTTACAATCTCGTGGATTTGCTTTAGGAGGAAGCTTCAGTTCGGCTATAATAATTGATGATGATCGTGTGCTTAATGAAGATGGATTACGTTTTGACGATGAATTTGTGCGACATAAAATGCTTGATGCCATTGGTGATCTATTTATGTGTGGACACAATCTTATCGGTTCTTTTATTGCTTTCAAATCCGGACATACCCTAAATAATAAATTATTAAAAACTGTTTTATCATGCCAAGAGTCATGGGAAATCGCTACTTTTTCTAAGGCATCTGATCTACCTTTAGTATTTTAG
- the ftsZ gene encoding cell division protein FtsZ: protein MFEPMELTSDAVIKVVGIGGGGSNAVEHMLREHIEGVDFFAVNTDAQALRKMTIGQTIQIGSSITKGLGAGANPEIGRNSAEEDRDVLKATIEGADMVFIAAGMGGGTGTGAAPIVAEVAKDLGILTVAVVTKPFNFEGKKRMMFAEQGISELSRYVDSLITIPNDKLLKVLGRGISLLDAFSAANDVLKGAVQGIAELITRPGLMNVDFADVRTVMSEMGYAMMGAGVGCGDDRAEEASELAIASPLLEDIDLSGARGVLVNITSGLDLRLDEFETVGNTIRSFASDNATVVIGTALDPDINNELRVTVVATGIGIDKRSDIIRSRSRSNIKEEKKITRDNHYHNHSSQRVSTFFKESRHTSSDTVNQQSTTLDKDTDYLDIPAFLRKQED from the coding sequence ATGTTTGAACCAATGGAATTAACTAGTGACGCAGTAATTAAAGTTGTTGGTATTGGCGGAGGTGGCAGTAATGCGGTTGAGCACATGTTACGTGAACATATTGAAGGTGTGGATTTTTTTGCTGTTAATACTGATGCTCAAGCTTTAAGAAAAATGACAATAGGCCAAACCATCCAAATTGGTAGTTCCATTACTAAAGGGTTAGGGGCAGGCGCTAATCCAGAAATTGGTCGTAACTCTGCAGAAGAAGATCGCGATGTATTGAAAGCCACTATAGAAGGTGCAGATATGGTTTTTATTGCCGCAGGCATGGGCGGAGGAACTGGAACAGGTGCTGCTCCGATAGTAGCCGAAGTAGCTAAAGATTTAGGAATTTTAACTGTAGCCGTAGTTACTAAACCTTTTAATTTTGAAGGGAAAAAACGTATGATGTTCGCTGAACAAGGAATTTCTGAATTATCTAGATATGTAGATTCACTAATAACAATTCCAAACGACAAATTATTGAAGGTTTTAGGACGCGGCATATCATTATTAGATGCATTTAGTGCTGCCAATGATGTATTAAAAGGGGCAGTGCAAGGTATTGCAGAATTAATCACTCGACCAGGCTTAATGAATGTAGATTTTGCAGATGTACGTACAGTAATGTCAGAAATGGGATACGCTATGATGGGAGCTGGAGTAGGATGTGGAGACGATAGAGCAGAAGAAGCATCTGAATTAGCTATTGCTAGTCCTTTATTAGAAGATATTGATTTATCTGGAGCTCGCGGTGTTTTAGTAAATATTACTTCTGGTTTAGATCTACGGTTAGATGAATTTGAAACTGTGGGTAATACTATACGTTCTTTCGCTTCTGATAACGCAACAGTAGTAATAGGTACTGCTTTAGACCCAGATATAAATAATGAATTACGTGTTACTGTGGTTGCAACAGGAATTGGTATTGATAAGCGTTCGGATATTATCCGATCCCGATCCCGATCAAATATTAAAGAAGAAAAAAAAATAACACGAGATAATCATTATCATAATCATTCTTCTCAAAGAGTATCTACATTTTTCAAGGAATCTAGACATACATCATCTGATACAGTTAACCAGCAGAGTACAACCCTTGATAAAGATACAGATTATTTAGATATTCCCGCTTTTCTAAGAAAACAAGAAGACTAA
- the ftsA gene encoding cell division protein FtsA, which yields MIKTSDKKLLVGLEIGTAKVATMVGEVLPDGIINIIGLGYCSSRGMDKGGVNNLESVIKCVQYSINQAELMAGCQISSVYLSLSGKHISCKNEIGMVPISEEEVTQSDVDNVVHIAKSVKIRDEHRILHVIPQNYAIDYQEGIKNPVGLSGVRMQAKVHLITCHNDMAKNIVKAVERCGLQVDQLIFSGLASSYAVLTEDERELGVCVVDLGGGTMDVAIYTAGALRHTKVIPYAGNVVTSDIAYAFGTPLSDAEIIKIRYGCALESLISKGENIEVPSVGGRPPRVLQRHMLAEIIEPRYIELMMLINQEILQLQSQLRQINIKHHLAAGIVLTGGASLIDGLSACAQKVFHTQVRIASSINTSGIIDDIKNPQYSTVIGLLHYGKESHLNNEINIEKGITIKSWIKKMNNWLKKEF from the coding sequence ATGATCAAAACTTCAGATAAAAAATTACTAGTAGGATTAGAAATTGGCACAGCTAAAGTTGCTACGATGGTAGGTGAAGTTTTGCCTGATGGAATAATAAATATTATTGGATTAGGATATTGTTCATCGCGTGGCATGGATAAAGGAGGAGTAAATAATTTGGAATCAGTAATAAAATGTGTACAATATTCAATTAATCAAGCAGAATTAATGGCAGGTTGTCAAATTTCATCTGTTTATCTTTCTTTATCTGGAAAACATATTAGCTGTAAAAATGAAATAGGTATGGTACCTATTTCAGAAGAAGAGGTAACGCAATCAGATGTGGATAATGTAGTACATATAGCTAAATCAGTTAAAATACGTGATGAGCATCGAATATTGCACGTTATTCCACAGAATTATGCTATTGATTATCAAGAAGGGATAAAAAATCCAGTTGGATTATCTGGGGTTAGAATGCAAGCTAAAGTCCATTTGATTACTTGCCATAATGATATGGCTAAAAATATTGTCAAAGCAGTAGAACGATGTGGATTACAGGTAGATCAACTGATATTTTCTGGATTGGCATCTAGTTATGCTGTGTTAACAGAAGATGAGCGTGAATTGGGCGTCTGTGTTGTAGATCTTGGTGGTGGCACGATGGATGTGGCAATATATACTGCTGGAGCTTTACGCCATACTAAAGTTATTCCATATGCTGGAAATGTAGTTACTAGTGATATTGCCTATGCTTTTGGAACACCATTGTCTGATGCAGAAATAATTAAGATACGTTATGGTTGTGCTTTAGAATCTCTAATTAGTAAAGGAGAAAATATAGAAGTTCCAAGTGTTGGAGGTAGACCCCCTCGTGTTTTACAACGTCATATGTTAGCGGAAATAATTGAGCCTAGATATATTGAGTTAATGATGTTAATTAATCAAGAAATACTGCAATTACAATCACAACTACGCCAAATTAATATTAAACATCATCTTGCAGCAGGTATTGTATTAACTGGTGGAGCATCTCTTATAGATGGATTGTCAGCTTGTGCGCAAAAAGTATTTCATACACAAGTTCGCATTGCGTCTTCTATAAATACGAGCGGAATAATAGATGATATAAAAAATCCACAGTACTCTACTGTTATTGGATTATTACATTATGGAAAAGAATCTCATTTGAATAATGAGATAAATATAGAAAAAGGAATAACAATTAAAAGTTGGATAAAAAAAATGAATAATTGGTTAAAAAAAGAATTTTAA
- a CDS encoding cell division protein FtsQ/DivIB, with translation MNARKSTKVKYSLKLSPNRYYKFHHPLLDWILLFIAIIGVVWIFYYVKTWIYNSCCCPVSCMIVTGNRYYTTNTDINQIIIKLGVLGTFITQDINIIQKKIECLPWIQQVSIRKQWPDTLKIHIVEHIPLAYWNNLQNISITGTIFSIPKKYKNNDTKIPYLYGPKGSEKTVLTNYHIFNEILKSNKFQIKSIKMDTRYSWQLILQDNIHLKLGRNNIIERLYYFIKIYPILLQEINENNKYIDYIDLRYRSGFAVRWISSSITPVLYNK, from the coding sequence TTGAACGCACGTAAAAGCACAAAAGTTAAATATAGTTTAAAACTAAGTCCAAATAGATATTATAAATTTCATCATCCATTATTAGATTGGATATTATTATTTATCGCTATAATTGGTGTTGTTTGGATTTTTTATTATGTAAAAACATGGATTTATAATTCTTGTTGTTGTCCTGTGTCTTGTATGATAGTGACTGGGAATCGTTATTATACTACTAACACAGATATTAATCAGATAATAATAAAATTAGGTGTATTAGGCACATTTATCACGCAGGATATTAATATTATTCAAAAAAAAATTGAATGTTTACCATGGATTCAGCAAGTGAGTATAAGGAAACAATGGCCAGATACATTAAAGATTCACATAGTAGAGCATATTCCATTAGCTTATTGGAATAATTTACAAAACATCAGTATAACAGGTACTATTTTTAGTATACCTAAAAAATATAAAAATAATGACACAAAAATTCCGTATTTATATGGGCCAAAAGGCAGCGAAAAAACTGTACTAACTAATTACCACATATTTAATGAAATATTAAAGTCTAATAAATTTCAAATAAAATCCATAAAAATGGATACACGTTATTCATGGCAATTGATTTTACAAGATAATATTCATCTAAAATTAGGTAGAAATAATATAATCGAACGATTATATTATTTCATTAAAATTTATCCTATTCTTCTTCAAGAAATTAACGAAAATAATAAATATATTGATTATATAGATTTACGTTACCGATCAGGATTTGCTGTAAGATGGATTTCTAGCTCGATTACTCCTGTACTTTATAATAAATAA